One region of Primulina tabacum isolate GXHZ01 chromosome 1, ASM2559414v2, whole genome shotgun sequence genomic DNA includes:
- the LOC142543422 gene encoding uncharacterized protein LOC142543422, producing MTATDAAKVAQKEGAKAAKLATRKAKRIIGPIISSGWDFFEAIYFGGTVTEGFLRGTGTLAGTYSIGFVGEQRFGRFGYLVGSHLGSWIGGRIGLMVYDVVNGVHFMLESIRSVETQVYDDPSIDKIIEPNEFETSEAVEDSRVDEQRWSASDESNNYETPAADESFSVDEEL from the coding sequence ATGACTGCTACAGACGCAGCCAAAGTAGCCCAGAAAGAAGGAGCAAAGGCAGCAAAACTAGCAACACGGAAAGCCAAACGCATTATTGGCCCTATCATTTCTTCAGGATGGGATTTTTTTGAAGCTATTTACTTTGGGGGAACTGTAACAGAAGGGTTTCTTCGGGGAACGGGTACATTGGCCGGAACCTACTCAATTGGTTTTGTTGGAGAGCAAAGATTTGGGAGATTCGGTTATTTGGTTGGAAGTCATTTGGGAAGTTGGATTGGAGGAAGGATTGGGCTGATGGTGTACGATGTGGTCAACGGAGTTCACTTCATGCTGGAGTCTATCAGATCGGTAGAAACTCAAGTTTACGATGATCCATCAAttgataaaattattgaacCTAACGAATTTGAAACTTCAGAAGCAGTTGAAGATTCCCGTGTAGATGAAcagagatggagcgcttctgaTGAGTCTAACAATTATGAGACTCCAGCTGCTGATGAGAGCTTCAGTGTCGATGAAGAATTATAA